A window of the Alphaproteobacteria bacterium genome harbors these coding sequences:
- a CDS encoding DUF4115 domain-containing protein, translated as MSDTEEQTAEQQARQAPSSSVGALLKATRTRMGQDLKQVSQALRIRQLFLQAIEDGRYEDLPGPTYALGFVRSYADFLGLDSEEVVRRYRAETSGAATSKKELVFPSPASERRLPSGALAAAALALGVLVYGGWYAFSSANRPVAESVPEVPDQLAKSDDAAKKDERAEEASSPSPASPPPAVTEAAKPVEKPAEKAEAKPVEPAMPKVEPVPEKKAEPALAKPEAVEAAAPKKPEPPRIEPGKPGALTPGQTPMPLPSSQGMGGLAISAQPRTAMQSEMKTPASPASTGPAAAQPAPAPAPAGEANAPSDEASRSPKVYGQTEGEVRVVLKANSDSWIQVRDEKGNLVATRLMKKGDTYRVPTGMGKLSLTTGDAGALSASVDGALSTPSLGPSGSVRRDIALDPERIKAGNP; from the coding sequence GTGAGCGATACCGAAGAACAGACAGCCGAACAGCAGGCAAGACAGGCGCCGTCCTCCAGCGTGGGCGCTCTCTTGAAGGCCACGCGCACGCGCATGGGCCAAGACCTGAAGCAAGTGTCGCAGGCCCTCAGAATCCGCCAGCTGTTCTTGCAGGCGATCGAGGATGGCCGTTACGAGGATTTGCCCGGCCCCACCTATGCCCTAGGCTTCGTGCGCAGTTATGCCGATTTTCTGGGCCTCGATTCCGAAGAGGTGGTGCGCCGCTACCGCGCCGAAACCTCGGGCGCCGCTACGTCCAAGAAAGAACTGGTGTTTCCATCGCCGGCCAGCGAAAGACGCCTGCCCAGCGGCGCATTGGCGGCGGCGGCTTTGGCCTTGGGCGTTCTGGTCTATGGCGGCTGGTACGCCTTCTCTTCGGCCAACCGTCCGGTGGCCGAATCCGTTCCCGAAGTCCCCGATCAGTTGGCCAAGTCGGATGACGCCGCCAAGAAGGACGAACGCGCCGAAGAGGCGTCAAGCCCCAGCCCGGCCTCGCCGCCGCCTGCCGTGACCGAGGCCGCGAAGCCGGTCGAAAAGCCCGCGGAAAAGGCCGAGGCGAAACCGGTCGAGCCCGCGATGCCCAAGGTTGAACCGGTCCCGGAGAAGAAGGCGGAACCGGCGCTTGCCAAGCCCGAGGCGGTCGAAGCCGCAGCGCCCAAGAAGCCCGAGCCGCCGCGCATCGAGCCGGGCAAGCCGGGCGCCTTGACGCCCGGACAGACGCCGATGCCCTTGCCGTCCAGCCAGGGCATGGGCGGATTGGCGATTTCCGCCCAGCCTAGAACGGCGATGCAAAGCGAAATGAAAACGCCTGCTTCTCCGGCGTCAACCGGACCGGCGGCCGCCCAACCCGCTCCGGCCCCGGCGCCTGCGGGCGAGGCCAATGCGCCAAGCGACGAGGCATCGCGCTCGCCAAAGGTCTATGGGCAGACAGAAGGCGAAGTGCGCGTGGTCTTGAAGGCCAACTCGGACAGTTGGATTCAGGTGCGCGACGAAAAGGGCAATCTGGTGGCGACCCGCCTCATGAAAAAGGGCGACACCTATCGCGTTCCCACCGGCATGGGCAAACTGTCGTTGACCACCGGCGATGCCGGGGCGCTTTCGGCCAGCGTTGACGGCGCATTGTCCACGCCCAGCCTTGGCCCTTCGGGGTCGGTCAGGCGCGACATAGCGCTCGATCCCGAACGCATCAAGGCAGGCAATCCCTAA
- the ptsP gene encoding phosphoenolpyruvate--protein phosphotransferase: protein MPSVGTGVSRRLLGRLRDVMAGSGSAEERLNRTVGLIAEGLKADVCSCYVQRAGEVLELFATKGLLASAVHATRLRVGEGLVGLIAAQASPMAFADAQNHPAFAYRPETGEEIYRSLMGVPILRGGRVIGVLVVQNKTQRNYSEEEIETLETVAMVQAELVAGGLVPKEEQIAIDGNALLPLRIEGVRLNAGIAIGAAVIHRSQISVQRLVAEDSETELNRFKGALTAMHNQLDALLNSADMEAGGEHRDVIETYRMFAQDAGWIGRIAEAIQGGLTAEAAVQKVHDDTRARMSQVSDPYIRERLLDFEDLANRLTQHLAGKAGVTQELPDEAILIARTLGPAELLDYDRKKLKGLVLEEGSPTMHVAIIARALDIPVIGRAEGVLTRIEPMDLVIVDGDSNQVFVRPGEDIVAAFRANAVLRAERVAAYAAERDDPVVTIDGTQIGLHINAGLLADLHFMESSGALGIGLYRTEIPFMARHELPDVEAQTQIYGKIYEMAKGKPIVFRTLDVGGDKVLPYWNGAPEENPAMGWRSIRITLDRPAVLRQQLRALIRAAQGRPLSVMFPMISEVSELDKARDLLDRELAREIARGTPRPERLRVGTMLEVPALAFQTDALLKRVDFISVGSNDLVQFLFASDRGNPRLSERYDTLAPSVLAFLKRLVDACRSKNVPISLCGEMGGQPVDAMALIGIGFRSLSMHVPSIGPIRRMVRSLELAPFQSYLDEILERPDRSLRLMLKAYARDHGVDIG from the coding sequence ATGCCTTCCGTCGGGACCGGCGTGTCCCGGCGGCTTTTGGGCCGCCTTCGGGACGTCATGGCGGGATCGGGTTCGGCGGAAGAGCGTCTGAACCGCACGGTCGGCCTGATCGCGGAAGGTTTGAAGGCGGATGTGTGCTCCTGCTACGTCCAGCGCGCCGGCGAAGTGCTGGAACTGTTCGCCACCAAAGGCCTGTTGGCCAGCGCCGTGCACGCCACGCGCCTGCGGGTTGGCGAGGGCCTGGTCGGCCTGATCGCGGCGCAGGCCAGTCCGATGGCCTTCGCGGACGCCCAAAACCATCCCGCCTTCGCCTATCGCCCCGAAACCGGCGAGGAAATCTACCGCTCCTTGATGGGCGTTCCCATCTTGCGCGGCGGGCGCGTCATCGGCGTTCTGGTGGTGCAGAACAAGACGCAGCGCAATTATTCGGAAGAAGAAATCGAGACGCTGGAAACCGTGGCCATGGTGCAGGCCGAGTTGGTGGCTGGCGGCTTGGTGCCCAAGGAAGAGCAGATCGCCATCGACGGCAACGCACTGTTGCCGTTGCGCATCGAAGGCGTTCGCCTGAATGCGGGCATCGCCATCGGCGCAGCCGTCATCCATCGCAGCCAGATCAGCGTTCAGCGTTTGGTGGCCGAAGATTCCGAGACCGAGTTGAATCGGTTCAAAGGCGCTCTGACAGCCATGCACAATCAGCTGGATGCGCTGCTGAATTCCGCCGACATGGAGGCGGGCGGCGAACATCGCGACGTCATCGAAACCTATCGCATGTTCGCCCAGGATGCGGGCTGGATTGGGCGGATCGCCGAAGCCATTCAAGGCGGCCTGACCGCCGAGGCCGCCGTTCAGAAGGTGCATGACGACACCAGGGCGCGCATGAGCCAAGTCAGCGATCCCTACATCCGGGAACGCCTGCTCGATTTCGAGGACCTGGCCAACCGCCTGACCCAGCATTTGGCGGGCAAGGCGGGCGTGACCCAGGAATTGCCCGACGAGGCCATTCTGATCGCCCGAACGCTGGGACCCGCCGAACTGCTGGATTACGACCGCAAGAAGCTGAAGGGGCTGGTGCTGGAGGAAGGCTCGCCCACCATGCATGTGGCGATCATCGCGCGTGCGCTGGACATTCCGGTCATCGGGCGCGCCGAGGGCGTTCTGACCCGCATCGAACCCATGGATCTGGTGATCGTCGATGGCGATTCCAATCAGGTTTTCGTGCGCCCAGGCGAGGACATCGTGGCCGCCTTCAGGGCCAATGCCGTGCTCAGGGCTGAGCGTGTCGCCGCCTATGCCGCGGAGCGGGACGATCCGGTCGTCACCATCGATGGAACGCAGATAGGCCTGCACATCAACGCCGGTCTGCTGGCCGACCTGCATTTCATGGAATCCAGCGGCGCCTTGGGCATCGGATTGTACCGTACGGAAATACCCTTCATGGCGCGCCATGAATTGCCCGATGTCGAGGCGCAAACCCAGATTTACGGCAAGATCTACGAAATGGCCAAGGGCAAGCCCATCGTCTTTCGAACGCTGGATGTCGGCGGCGACAAGGTCTTGCCCTATTGGAATGGCGCGCCCGAGGAGAACCCAGCCATGGGCTGGCGTTCGATCCGCATCACGTTGGATCGCCCGGCGGTGCTGCGCCAGCAATTGCGCGCCTTGATACGCGCCGCCCAGGGCCGCCCGCTGTCGGTCATGTTCCCCATGATTTCCGAAGTCTCCGAACTGGACAAGGCCCGCGACCTGTTGGACCGCGAACTGGCCCGCGAGATTGCCAGGGGCACGCCCCGGCCTGAACGGCTGCGCGTCGGCACCATGCTGGAAGTTCCTGCCCTGGCCTTCCAGACGGACGCCCTTTTGAAGCGCGTCGACTTCATTTCGGTGGGCAGCAACGATCTGGTGCAGTTTCTGTTTGCCTCGGATCGCGGCAATCCGCGCCTGAGCGAGCGCTACGACACTTTGGCGCCTTCGGTCCTGGCCTTTCTGAAACGTCTGGTCGATGCCTGCCGGTCCAAGAACGTTCCCATAAGCCTGTGCGGCGAAATGGGCGGCCAGCCGGTGGACGCCATGGCCCTGATTGGCATCGGTTTTCGCAGCCTTTCGATGCATGTGCCCTCGATCGGCCCGATCAGGCGCATGGTCCGTTCGCTGGAACTGGCGCCCTTCCAATCCTATCTAGATGAGATTCTCGAGCGCCCCGACCGCTCGCTGAGGCTGATGCTGAAAGCCTATGCGAGGGACCATGGGGTGGATATCGGCTGA
- a CDS encoding RluA family pseudouridine synthase has protein sequence MSVEFVTVEAAESDLRLDRWLSRHYPGLTHGRIEKLLRTGQLRIDGGRAKANQRLNAGQVVRVPPLGDLAALQSAPKPAPRMKESDALDLRSRVLYMDDDIIAINKPAGLAVQGGTGTTHHLDAMLDALKYDYEERPRLVHRLDKDTSGVLVLGRTAQAASRLANAFKHRSARKTYWALVVGCPLPHEGEVDAPLSKRPGRLGEKMDIDEEEGQEAVTLYRVLDHAHNKASWLELKPLTGRTHQLRVHCLALGCPILGDGKYGGPEAFLHGSGISRKLHLHARSLELPAHGGKSLIIEAPIPEHFAQSMAFFEFEASVAKPRRKG, from the coding sequence ATGAGCGTCGAATTCGTCACCGTCGAAGCTGCCGAATCCGACCTGCGCCTGGATCGCTGGCTGTCGCGCCATTATCCCGGTCTGACCCATGGCCGGATCGAAAAGTTGCTGCGCACCGGGCAATTGCGCATCGATGGCGGCAGGGCCAAGGCCAATCAGCGCTTGAATGCGGGACAGGTGGTGCGCGTCCCCCCCCTGGGCGATCTGGCAGCCCTTCAATCAGCGCCCAAGCCAGCACCCCGCATGAAGGAAAGCGACGCCCTGGATTTGCGCAGCCGCGTTCTTTACATGGACGACGACATCATCGCCATCAACAAGCCCGCCGGTCTGGCCGTGCAGGGCGGCACGGGAACGACGCACCACCTGGACGCCATGCTGGACGCGCTAAAATACGATTATGAGGAACGTCCGCGTCTGGTGCATCGCCTGGACAAGGACACATCGGGCGTTCTGGTGCTGGGCCGGACCGCTCAGGCGGCGTCGCGCTTGGCCAATGCCTTCAAGCACCGCAGCGCCCGCAAGACCTACTGGGCCTTGGTGGTCGGTTGTCCGCTGCCGCATGAGGGCGAAGTTGACGCTCCCTTGTCCAAACGGCCGGGCCGCCTGGGCGAGAAGATGGACATCGACGAGGAAGAAGGGCAAGAGGCGGTCACGCTGTATCGGGTGCTTGACCATGCGCACAACAAGGCATCCTGGCTGGAGCTGAAGCCCTTGACCGGGCGCACCCATCAATTGCGCGTGCATTGTTTGGCGCTGGGCTGCCCCATTCTGGGCGACGGCAAATATGGCGGCCCCGAGGCCTTTCTTCACGGCTCGGGCATCAGCCGCAAATTGCATCTGCATGCAAGGTCGCTGGAACTGCCCGCCCATGGCGGCAAAAGCCTGATCATCGAGGCCCCGATCCCCGAACATTTCGCCCAAAGCATGGCCTTTTTCGAGTTCGAAGCCTCTGTGGCGAAGCCCAGAAGAAAAGGCTAG
- a CDS encoding aspartate kinase, producing MARIVMKFGGTSVADVEKIRNVAKRVKRESEAGNEVAVVVSAMSGVTNQLVAYVNEAAKLHDAKEYDAVVATGEQVTIGLLAICLQEMGVKARSWTGWQIPFHTDGMHGKARIMSIDTKEIEARMKTGEVAVVAGFQGLGPDNRISTLGRGGSDTSAVALAAALKADRCDIYTDVDGVYTTDPRIVKTAKKLDKITYEEMLELASVGAKVLQTRSVEMAMKHHVRVQVLTSFADIPGTLVCDEDEIVEKALVSGIAYSRDEAKITLIGVADKPGVAAGIFGPLADTAINVDMIVQNVSHDGKTTDLTFTVGKADLEKTKKVIEEAKAKFGYKELVADGNVVKVSVIGVGMRSHAGVALTMFRTLAEKGINIQVISTSEIKVSVLIAEEYTELALRALHTAFDLDAA from the coding sequence ATGGCGCGTATCGTTATGAAATTCGGCGGCACATCGGTGGCCGATGTGGAGAAAATCCGCAATGTGGCCAAGCGCGTCAAGCGCGAGTCCGAGGCTGGCAACGAAGTGGCGGTGGTGGTGTCGGCCATGTCGGGCGTCACCAACCAGTTGGTGGCCTATGTGAATGAAGCGGCCAAGTTGCACGATGCCAAGGAATATGACGCGGTGGTGGCCACCGGCGAACAGGTGACGATCGGCCTGCTGGCCATCTGCCTGCAGGAAATGGGCGTCAAGGCCAGATCATGGACCGGCTGGCAGATTCCCTTCCATACCGACGGCATGCACGGCAAGGCCCGCATCATGTCGATCGACACCAAGGAGATCGAGGCCCGCATGAAGACCGGCGAAGTCGCCGTGGTGGCGGGCTTCCAGGGTCTTGGCCCGGACAATCGCATCAGCACCCTGGGCCGCGGCGGCTCGGACACGTCGGCCGTGGCGCTGGCCGCCGCGCTGAAGGCGGATCGTTGCGACATCTATACCGATGTGGACGGCGTCTACACCACCGATCCCAGGATCGTGAAGACCGCCAAGAAGCTCGACAAGATCACCTATGAAGAAATGCTGGAACTGGCTTCGGTGGGCGCCAAGGTTTTGCAGACCCGCTCGGTCGAAATGGCCATGAAGCACCATGTGCGGGTTCAGGTGCTGACCAGCTTTGCGGACATACCCGGAACACTCGTTTGCGATGAGGATGAGATCGTGGAAAAGGCACTGGTAAGCGGCATCGCCTATAGCCGCGACGAAGCGAAAATCACTCTGATCGGCGTGGCCGACAAGCCGGGCGTCGCCGCGGGCATTTTCGGCCCGCTGGCGGATACCGCCATCAATGTCGACATGATCGTGCAGAACGTCTCGCACGACGGCAAGACGACCGACCTGACCTTCACGGTGGGCAAGGCCGATCTTGAGAAGACCAAGAAGGTGATCGAGGAGGCCAAGGCCAAGTTCGGCTACAAGGAACTGGTGGCCGACGGCAACGTGGTCAAGGTGTCGGTGATCGGCGTGGGCATGCGCAGCCACGCTGGCGTGGCGCTCACCATGTTCCGCACCCTGGCCGAGAAGGGCATCAACATCCAGGTCATCTCGACTTCCGAGATCAAGGTCAGCGTACTGATCGCCGAGGAATATACCGAACTGGCGCTGCGCGCGCTGCACACCGCCTTCGATCTCGACGCGGCGTGA
- a CDS encoding nitronate monooxygenase → MDMEMSPMPRQILDRLWEKGRAFLGTEMAILGGAMSWISERNLVAAISNGGGFGVIACGSMGPDLLAAEIAATKTLTDKPFGVNLITMHPQLDELIDVCGAAQVSHIVLAGGLPSSAAIKRAKDHGAKVVCFAPALVLAKKLIRSGADALVVEGAEAGGHIGPVSTSVLAQEILPEIRDVPIFVAGGIGRGEAILSYLEMGAAGCQLGTRFVCATECVAHANFKKSFIRASAREAQPSVQIDADFPVIPVRALANNATKRFMDFQQQVIGRFKNGELAKDAAQLEIEHFWAGALKRAVIDGDVENGSLMAGQSVGMVTREQPAAEILAELVSQVEAALAARHGLIQKAS, encoded by the coding sequence ATGGACATGGAGATGTCGCCCATGCCTCGCCAGATCCTCGACCGTCTATGGGAGAAGGGGCGCGCCTTTCTGGGCACGGAGATGGCCATTCTGGGCGGCGCCATGTCGTGGATTTCCGAACGCAATCTTGTGGCGGCGATTTCCAATGGCGGCGGTTTTGGCGTGATCGCCTGCGGCTCGATGGGACCGGACCTGTTGGCCGCCGAGATCGCGGCGACCAAGACGCTGACCGACAAGCCCTTCGGCGTCAACCTGATCACCATGCACCCCCAACTGGACGAACTGATCGATGTCTGCGGGGCGGCCCAGGTCAGCCACATCGTGCTGGCGGGCGGCCTGCCCAGTTCGGCGGCCATCAAGCGGGCCAAGGATCATGGCGCCAAGGTGGTCTGTTTCGCGCCTGCCTTGGTGCTGGCCAAGAAGCTGATCCGCTCGGGCGCCGACGCGCTGGTGGTCGAGGGCGCGGAAGCGGGCGGCCATATCGGTCCGGTTTCCACCAGCGTTCTGGCCCAGGAAATCCTGCCCGAAATCAGGGACGTGCCGATTTTCGTGGCGGGCGGCATCGGCAGGGGCGAGGCCATCTTGTCCTATCTTGAAATGGGCGCGGCGGGCTGTCAGTTGGGCACGCGTTTCGTTTGCGCCACCGAATGCGTGGCGCATGCCAACTTCAAGAAATCCTTCATCCGGGCGAGCGCTCGCGAAGCCCAACCCAGCGTGCAGATCGACGCCGATTTTCCGGTCATTCCGGTCAGGGCGTTGGCCAACAACGCCACCAAGCGTTTCATGGATTTCCAGCAGCAAGTGATCGGTCGCTTCAAGAACGGCGAATTGGCCAAGGACGCGGCGCAGCTCGAGATCGAACATTTCTGGGCGGGAGCGCTTAAGCGTGCCGTCATCGATGGCGACGTCGAGAACGGATCGCTGATGGCGGGCCAAAGTGTCGGCATGGTCACGCGTGAACAGCCCGCCGCCGAGATTCTGGCCGAATTGGTTTCTCAGGTCGAGGCGGCGTTGGCTGCCCGTCACGGCCTTATCCAGAAAGCGTCTTAG
- a CDS encoding FkbM family methyltransferase, which produces MLERVNPDPRFVQEIAKEGLLAASPLVVVDVGASGGFWPFWSHFGTHRRMIGFEPDAKECARLRESKGMEVYPVALGAKPEQAVFHQLRNPCCSSFLEVNREYWARFPLGDTHLEVGKSVVDIADLDGVAADNGLETVDFIKLDTEGTELDVLKGAAGLLENEMLGVQVEVAFQPIHHGRPLFGEVDAYLRDKGFALFDLSPWRHARKTLPPIDGYAAAPSAYGQVVWGEALYFKDLAAEIGKGQRPLASKIVKTVAMFDLFMLPDCAIELLEAAMEAGLLEPSYQARKELLVPTLLGRRLPLDSWRVLFNALPQI; this is translated from the coding sequence ATGCTTGAACGCGTCAATCCCGATCCCCGCTTCGTGCAGGAGATCGCGAAGGAAGGTCTTCTGGCCGCTTCCCCGCTGGTGGTGGTGGATGTCGGCGCATCGGGCGGCTTCTGGCCTTTCTGGTCCCATTTTGGAACCCATCGGCGCATGATCGGCTTCGAACCCGACGCCAAGGAATGCGCCCGCTTGCGCGAAAGCAAGGGGATGGAAGTCTATCCGGTGGCACTGGGGGCCAAGCCGGAACAGGCGGTTTTTCACCAGTTGCGCAATCCTTGCTGTTCGTCCTTCCTTGAGGTCAATCGCGAATACTGGGCGCGCTTTCCCTTGGGCGACACACATCTGGAAGTCGGAAAATCGGTGGTCGATATCGCCGATCTGGATGGCGTGGCCGCCGACAACGGCCTGGAAACCGTCGACTTCATCAAGCTCGACACCGAAGGCACCGAACTTGACGTTCTGAAAGGGGCGGCGGGTTTGCTGGAGAATGAGATGCTGGGCGTCCAGGTCGAGGTGGCTTTCCAGCCGATCCATCACGGACGCCCGCTGTTCGGCGAGGTCGACGCCTATCTGCGTGACAAGGGGTTCGCCCTTTTCGATCTATCCCCCTGGCGCCATGCCAGAAAGACCCTGCCGCCCATCGACGGCTACGCCGCGGCCCCTTCGGCCTATGGCCAGGTCGTGTGGGGAGAGGCGCTATATTTCAAAGACTTGGCGGCGGAAATCGGCAAGGGCCAGCGGCCTTTGGCCTCGAAGATCGTCAAGACGGTGGCGATGTTCGATCTGTTCATGCTGCCCGATTGCGCCATCGAATTATTGGAAGCGGCGATGGAAGCCGGACTGCTCGAACCCAGCTATCAGGCCAGGAAGGAACTGCTTGTGCCAACGTTGCTGGGGCGACGCCTGCCGCTGGATTCCTGGCGAGTGCTGTTCAACGCGCTCCCGCAGATTTAG
- a CDS encoding replication-associated recombination protein A, whose protein sequence is MNLGEVVGQDHLLAKEGPLGRMVAQRRLTSIILWGPPGCGKTTIARLLAEHTSLIFEPLSAVFSGVADLRKVFESAKGRRQMGQGTLLFIDEIHRFNRAQQDGFLPYVEDGTVILVGATTENPSFELNAALLSRCQVLVLKRLDDDALEKLLVRAETEEGRPLPLTQDGRSALRAMADGDGRYILNMTEEVFRLPPESKLDVAGLAGAVQKRLPLYDKAQEGHYNLISALHKSLRGSDTDAALYWFARMLAGGEDPKFIARRLTRFAVEDVGLADPNALPQAIAAWEAYERLGSPEGELALTQLVIYLGTAPKSNAAYKAEGAAKRAARETGSLTPPMHILNAPTRMMKDLGYGDGYAYDHDAPDGFSGQNYFPDGMRRQRFYNPAERGFEREIRKRLDYWDRLRDKRGQEKQNQSGSKEEP, encoded by the coding sequence ATGAATCTGGGCGAGGTGGTGGGCCAGGACCATCTGTTGGCCAAGGAAGGGCCGTTGGGCCGCATGGTGGCGCAGCGTCGGCTGACCTCGATCATCTTGTGGGGGCCGCCCGGCTGCGGCAAGACCACCATCGCCCGCTTGCTGGCCGAGCATACGTCGCTGATCTTCGAACCTTTGTCGGCGGTCTTCTCGGGCGTCGCCGACCTGCGCAAAGTGTTCGAAAGCGCCAAGGGGCGGCGTCAGATGGGTCAGGGCACCTTGTTGTTCATCGACGAAATCCATCGTTTCAACCGCGCCCAGCAAGACGGCTTCCTGCCCTATGTGGAAGACGGCACGGTGATTTTGGTGGGCGCCACCACCGAGAATCCCAGTTTCGAACTGAACGCCGCCCTTTTGTCGCGCTGTCAGGTGCTGGTGCTCAAACGCCTGGACGACGACGCCCTGGAAAAGTTGTTGGTCCGGGCCGAGACGGAAGAAGGCCGTCCCCTTCCCCTGACGCAAGATGGCCGCAGCGCGCTGCGCGCCATGGCGGACGGCGATGGCCGCTACATCCTGAACATGACCGAGGAAGTGTTCCGTCTGCCGCCCGAATCGAAATTGGATGTGGCCGGTTTGGCGGGAGCGGTGCAAAAGCGCCTGCCCTTGTACGACAAGGCGCAGGAGGGTCATTACAATCTGATCAGCGCGCTGCATAAAAGCCTGCGCGGTTCCGACACCGATGCCGCCCTTTACTGGTTCGCCCGCATGCTGGCCGGCGGCGAAGACCCTAAATTCATCGCCAGACGCCTGACGCGTTTCGCGGTCGAGGATGTGGGGCTGGCCGACCCCAACGCGCTTCCCCAAGCCATCGCCGCCTGGGAAGCTTATGAGCGTCTGGGATCGCCCGAAGGGGAACTGGCCCTGACCCAATTGGTGATCTATCTGGGTACGGCCCCTAAATCGAACGCCGCCTACAAGGCGGAAGGTGCTGCCAAGCGTGCCGCCCGCGAGACCGGCTCGCTGACGCCCCCCATGCATATCCTGAACGCGCCGACGCGCATGATGAAGGATCTGGGCTATGGCGACGGCTATGCCTATGACCATGACGCTCCCGACGGCTTTTCCGGGCAGAATTACTTTCCCGACGGCATGCGCCGTCAGCGCTTCTACAACCCCGCCGAGCGCGGCTTTGAGCGCGAAATCAGGAAACGCCTGGACTATTGGGACCGCCTGCGCGACAAACGGGGCCAGGAAAAACAGAATCAAAGTGGAAGCAAGGAAGAGCCATGA
- the ubiG gene encoding bifunctional 2-polyprenyl-6-hydroxyphenol methylase/3-demethylubiquinol 3-O-methyltransferase UbiG: MRGTLDAPTVAPDEVARFAKLAQRWWDPEGPLKPLHKMNPARLAFLKAQLAGHFDRDPESPNPFSGLTLLDVGTGGGLIAEPLARLGFEVTGIDAAAESIAAAQAHAEEAGLSITYRAATTDELLKESKRFDVVLAMEIVEHVPDPGLLLLEAGQLLASGGAFAGATVSRTTKSYLMGIVGAEVILRWLPIGTHDWNKFLKPSEFTGFLRQAGIAVTNLQGLSYNPLFDRWSPTRDLDVNYLIFGAKSAGAR; the protein is encoded by the coding sequence ATGCGCGGCACCCTAGACGCCCCCACCGTCGCCCCCGATGAAGTGGCCCGCTTCGCCAAGCTGGCCCAACGCTGGTGGGACCCCGAAGGCCCCTTAAAGCCGTTGCATAAAATGAACCCCGCCCGGCTGGCCTTTCTGAAGGCGCAACTGGCTGGGCATTTCGACCGCGACCCAGAATCGCCCAACCCTTTCAGCGGCCTAACGCTTCTGGATGTCGGCACCGGCGGCGGCTTGATCGCCGAACCCCTGGCTAGGCTGGGCTTCGAGGTCACGGGCATCGACGCCGCGGCGGAAAGCATTGCCGCCGCCCAAGCCCATGCCGAGGAAGCGGGGCTGTCGATCACCTACCGGGCCGCCACCACAGATGAATTGTTGAAAGAATCCAAGCGGTTCGATGTCGTGCTGGCGATGGAGATCGTGGAGCATGTGCCCGATCCGGGCCTGTTGCTGTTGGAAGCCGGACAATTGCTGGCCTCCGGCGGGGCCTTTGCCGGAGCCACGGTCAGCCGGACCACCAAATCCTATCTGATGGGCATCGTGGGTGCCGAAGTCATCTTGCGCTGGCTGCCCATCGGCACGCATGACTGGAACAAGTTCCTGAAACCCTCGGAATTCACGGGCTTCCTGCGCCAGGCGGGCATTGCGGTCACGAACCTGCAAGGACTGTCCTACAATCCCTTGTTCGACCGCTGGTCGCCCACCCGCGACCTGGACGTCAACTACCTGATTTTTGGCGCTAAATCTGCGGGAGCGCGTTGA
- the crcB gene encoding fluoride efflux transporter CrcB — translation MTPNLIFAVAAGGALGSVARYLSMIAAGAWLGAAFPWGTLIVNALGSAVLGLIIEGSALRWNIGEEWRAFLTVGVLGGFTTFSTFSLDVAVLIERHEMMNAALYIAASVFASVGALFAAMILVRQVMA, via the coding sequence ATGACCCCCAACCTGATCTTTGCCGTCGCAGCCGGAGGGGCGCTGGGTTCAGTGGCCCGCTATCTGTCGATGATCGCGGCAGGCGCTTGGCTGGGCGCGGCCTTTCCCTGGGGAACGCTGATCGTGAATGCGCTGGGTTCCGCCGTCTTGGGCCTGATCATCGAAGGTTCGGCGCTGCGCTGGAACATCGGCGAGGAATGGCGCGCCTTTCTGACCGTCGGCGTGCTGGGCGGCTTTACCACCTTCTCCACCTTTTCGCTGGACGTGGCGGTGCTGATCGAACGCCACGAGATGATGAATGCGGCCCTGTACATCGCCGCCTCGGTTTTTGCCAGCGTGGGCGCCTTGTTCGCTGCCATGATCTTAGTTCGTCAGGTGATGGCATGA